A window of Parasynechococcus marenigrum WH 8102 contains these coding sequences:
- a CDS encoding deoxyribose-phosphate aldolase, translating to MADPQQDQSDLPSCLDQAVLDPLLTVEQLNERCDAGRQERVRAICTSLRQLPLLRERLGGQGGPKLIAAIGFPFGALPAELRLAEATWAAAHGADELDVVPDFSALVEGDSSGFAEDLAAITGLGLPVRVVLDMARLPEDLLAIAVEASIDADAAGVQSGNGFGPPCQAEQVAALSGLCRGRCAIKAAGGIHHPKLAMDLLEAGAALVGTSSAPELLQALRRPIA from the coding sequence ATGGCTGACCCACAGCAGGATCAATCCGACCTGCCCTCCTGTCTGGACCAGGCGGTGCTGGATCCCCTGCTCACCGTGGAGCAACTGAACGAACGCTGCGATGCCGGTCGACAGGAGAGGGTGCGGGCAATTTGCACCAGCCTGCGCCAGCTGCCCTTGCTGCGGGAACGGCTGGGGGGCCAGGGAGGGCCGAAGCTGATCGCCGCCATCGGCTTTCCCTTTGGAGCCCTCCCCGCTGAACTGCGGCTGGCTGAGGCGACATGGGCGGCAGCCCATGGCGCTGACGAACTGGACGTGGTTCCGGATTTCAGTGCCTTGGTGGAGGGAGACAGCAGCGGCTTTGCCGAGGATCTAGCCGCCATTACCGGTCTGGGGCTGCCGGTGCGGGTGGTGCTGGACATGGCTCGGTTGCCGGAGGATCTCCTGGCGATCGCCGTGGAAGCCTCCATCGATGCCGACGCCGCAGGGGTACAGAGCGGCAATGGCTTTGGACCTCCCTGCCAGGCCGAGCAGGTGGCCGCCCTGTCAGGGTTGTGCCGCGGCCGTTGCGCCATCAAGGCCGCCGGCGGAATCCACCACCCCAAGCTGGCCATGGATCTGCTTGAGGCCGGGGCAGCCCTGGTCGGCACCAGCAGCGCCCCCGAATTGCTGCAGGCACTCCGGCGACCGATCGCCTGA
- the lipB gene encoding lipoyl(octanoyl) transferase LipB yields the protein MPVDIGKLVTPVDSAHPGSAILVEPADAVPFERSWADQRHWQQRLLEQPHLPEAVWLLQHKACYTLGRGASSEHLHFPLDQPPAPVHRIDRGGEVTHHLPGQLVAYPVLDLRRRQPDLHWYLRELEQVLIDVLAQLDLRGERLPGLTGLWLDNRKVAAIGVGCRRWITQHGLALNIDCELAGFDQVTPCGLSGRAVGRLVDWIPGLRLAEVQPLLRDALAARFHLAWCDEA from the coding sequence GTGCCGGTTGATATCGGCAAACTAGTTACGCCTGTCGATTCGGCACACCCCGGCTCCGCAATTCTTGTTGAGCCAGCTGACGCCGTGCCGTTCGAGCGGTCCTGGGCCGATCAACGCCACTGGCAGCAGCGTCTGCTGGAGCAGCCGCACCTGCCGGAGGCGGTCTGGTTGCTGCAACACAAGGCCTGTTACACCCTGGGTCGCGGTGCCAGCAGCGAGCATCTGCATTTCCCGCTGGACCAGCCACCGGCGCCGGTTCACCGGATCGATCGCGGTGGTGAGGTGACCCACCACCTGCCCGGTCAGCTGGTGGCCTACCCCGTATTGGATCTGCGCCGGCGTCAGCCTGATCTGCACTGGTATCTGCGCGAGTTGGAGCAGGTGCTGATCGATGTCCTGGCGCAGCTCGACCTGCGGGGAGAGCGCTTGCCGGGGCTGACGGGTCTCTGGCTGGACAACCGCAAGGTGGCGGCCATTGGTGTGGGCTGTCGCCGCTGGATCACCCAGCACGGTCTGGCCCTCAATATCGACTGCGAACTGGCTGGCTTTGATCAGGTCACACCCTGTGGCCTCAGCGGTCGAGCAGTGGGGCGCTTGGTGGATTGGATTCCTGGATTGCGCCTCGCGGAGGTGCAGCCGCTGCTGCGGGATGCCTTGGCTGCCCGCTTCCACCTGGCCTGGTGCGATGAAGCGTGA
- a CDS encoding glycosyltransferase family 4 protein yields MVQIAWLGKKTPFCGNVSYGLSTTEALRQRGHQTHFIHFDNPRNPESGGTSLLANDPDVSLPYLVKSQVYTIPSPGAQRELRDSLERLKPDIVHASLTLSPLDFRLPDLCQQLGVPLVATFHPPFDAGLRNITAGTQQLTYQLYAPALARYDRVIVFSQLQADVLVRLGVPEQRLVVIPNGVDTECWAPATPSTSNLTLKRVREQLGSQRIFLYMGRLATEKNVEALLRAWRLTSPVGCRLVIVGDGPLCSGLMNQFGNGEVLWWGYEPDLETRVALLQCAEVFVLPSLVEGLSLALLEAMASGTACVATDAGADGEALEGGAGIVLSTQGVTTQLRTLLPVLRDQPVLTAELGKRARQRALERYTISLNIDAIEALYGSLVRSDQRAA; encoded by the coding sequence TTGGTGCAGATCGCCTGGCTGGGGAAGAAGACACCGTTCTGCGGGAACGTCTCCTACGGCCTCAGCACCACCGAGGCGCTGCGTCAGCGGGGGCATCAGACCCACTTCATTCATTTCGACAATCCCCGCAATCCCGAAAGCGGCGGAACGTCACTGCTGGCCAATGATCCGGACGTCAGCCTGCCGTATCTGGTCAAATCGCAGGTGTACACGATCCCCTCGCCAGGGGCACAGCGGGAGCTGCGGGACTCCCTGGAGCGGCTGAAGCCGGACATCGTTCACGCCAGCCTCACCCTCTCCCCCCTTGATTTCCGCCTGCCGGACCTCTGTCAGCAACTTGGGGTGCCCCTGGTGGCCACCTTCCATCCCCCCTTTGATGCGGGACTGCGCAACATCACCGCCGGAACCCAGCAGCTCACCTATCAGCTCTATGCCCCCGCCCTGGCCCGCTACGACCGGGTGATCGTGTTCTCCCAGCTCCAAGCCGACGTGCTGGTGCGCCTTGGTGTGCCGGAGCAGCGCCTGGTGGTGATCCCTAATGGAGTGGACACGGAATGCTGGGCCCCAGCTACCCCGAGCACCAGCAATCTGACCCTCAAACGGGTGCGGGAGCAGCTGGGTTCGCAGCGGATTTTCCTCTACATGGGACGGCTGGCCACCGAGAAAAATGTCGAAGCGCTGTTGCGGGCCTGGCGGCTCACCTCACCGGTCGGATGCCGACTGGTGATCGTCGGCGATGGCCCCCTCTGCAGCGGACTGATGAACCAGTTTGGCAATGGAGAGGTGCTGTGGTGGGGCTATGAACCCGATCTGGAAACCCGCGTGGCGCTTCTGCAGTGCGCGGAGGTCTTTGTGCTGCCCAGCCTCGTGGAGGGATTGTCCCTGGCGTTGCTAGAGGCAATGGCCAGCGGCACCGCCTGCGTTGCCACCGATGCTGGCGCCGACGGCGAGGCGCTGGAGGGGGGCGCGGGCATTGTTCTGAGCACCCAGGGGGTCACCACCCAACTGCGCACCCTGTTGCCGGTGCTGCGGGATCAGCCGGTGCTCACCGCGGAGCTGGGGAAACGGGCCCGCCAGCGTGCCCTGGAGCGTTACACGATCAGCCTCAACATCGATGCGATCGAAGCGCTCTATGGGTCCCTGGTCCGCTCCGACCAGAGGGCGGCCTGA
- a CDS encoding YlqD family protein — translation MSDGTILTIKRPITVRAVVTPTWKEEAEREISNGIANADQQLAQLEQEGQTVVDQVRRQSANPLDPRVQEQVANIQQQVAGKRSELEEQKRNLLQQQAQVRELEMDQIVEQGQLESSCEIKVGDNLVEKMQVAIVVRDGVIQSIEEA, via the coding sequence ATGTCTGACGGCACCATCCTCACCATCAAGCGTCCGATCACGGTGCGTGCTGTGGTGACGCCCACCTGGAAGGAAGAGGCTGAACGCGAGATCAGTAACGGCATTGCCAACGCTGATCAGCAGCTGGCACAGCTGGAGCAGGAAGGGCAGACCGTGGTGGACCAGGTGCGTCGTCAGAGCGCTAATCCCCTCGATCCTCGCGTGCAGGAGCAGGTGGCCAACATCCAGCAGCAGGTAGCTGGCAAGCGTTCGGAGCTGGAGGAGCAGAAGCGCAACCTGCTGCAGCAGCAGGCCCAGGTGCGTGAACTGGAGATGGATCAGATCGTTGAACAGGGCCAGCTGGAGAGCAGCTGCGAGATCAAGGTCGGCGACAACCTGGTCGAGAAGATGCAGGTGGCCATCGTCGTGCGCGACGGCGTGATCCAGTCGATCGAAGAGGCCTGA
- the recO gene encoding DNA repair protein RecO, whose product MAERTLVGLALKVGPLGEHDRLLSLLSDAEGVTRLAVPGARRPKSSLAAAAPLTLLELQVGGRSGLARVRQLRVLHSHAGLGRQLETLSAAQAFCDLCLQIGREDPVEGLLATLQLHLERLDQRSDCLDELLASSVQGAIHLLTLGGYSLPLQSCCLSGAPLEPPIGTWEWRCSLLPMDGFAIDRQPGAAMTLNPSELALLQRLTRADLPRRRDGELMGPRPVWLRLLAVVEIWIRTHLQRGNPALAMLRECVTAKQVSQHGADAANS is encoded by the coding sequence ATGGCCGAACGCACCCTGGTGGGCTTAGCATTGAAGGTTGGGCCACTCGGCGAGCACGATCGGCTGCTCAGCCTGCTCAGCGATGCGGAGGGGGTGACCCGCCTGGCGGTCCCTGGTGCTCGTCGGCCGAAGAGCAGCCTGGCGGCAGCGGCACCCCTGACCCTGCTGGAACTGCAGGTGGGCGGCCGCAGTGGTCTGGCCCGCGTGCGCCAGCTGCGGGTGCTCCACAGCCATGCCGGACTGGGCCGCCAGCTGGAGACCTTGTCCGCCGCTCAGGCCTTCTGTGATCTCTGCCTGCAGATAGGACGGGAGGATCCGGTGGAGGGATTGCTGGCCACACTTCAACTGCATCTGGAACGGCTGGACCAACGCAGCGACTGCCTGGATGAGCTGCTGGCCAGCAGCGTGCAGGGGGCCATCCATCTATTGACCCTGGGGGGATACAGCCTGCCGCTGCAGAGTTGTTGTCTCAGCGGTGCTCCACTGGAGCCTCCCATCGGGACGTGGGAGTGGCGCTGCAGCCTCCTGCCGATGGACGGCTTCGCCATTGATCGACAGCCCGGAGCGGCGATGACCCTCAATCCCTCGGAGCTGGCCCTGCTGCAACGGCTGACCCGTGCCGATCTGCCGCGCCGCCGCGACGGGGAGCTGATGGGGCCACGCCCGGTGTGGTTGCGGTTGCTGGCCGTGGTCGAAATCTGGATCCGAACGCATCTGCAGCGGGGGAACCCTGCCCTGGCGATGCTGCGGGAATGCGTCACTGCGAAGCAGGTAAGCCAACATGGCGCCGACGCAGCGAACAGTTGA
- the proC gene encoding pyrroline-5-carboxylate reductase, giving the protein MAQALVEPLLSSKAFSAEQVLAVVGTVATAQRLRQGAFAGVSIQSSRSAEAARVWTAPIQLLAVKQQQIDGIAAAAPVAENQPLLVSVLAGVSLDRLQRLFPGHRVVRAVPNTPALVGEGLTALAWGEAISSEQRLKVREMFAGVSEVLELPEDKLDAFLALTSSGPAFVALMAEAMADGAVAAGLPRDLSHRLAHRTLAGTAALLDQRQLHPATLKDMVTSPGGTTIAGVRALERAGARSALMEAVIAAAERSRELA; this is encoded by the coding sequence ATGGCCCAGGCGTTGGTGGAACCACTGCTGAGCAGCAAGGCGTTCTCGGCTGAGCAGGTGTTGGCGGTTGTGGGCACTGTCGCCACTGCACAGCGTCTGCGACAAGGGGCCTTCGCGGGCGTTTCGATCCAGTCCTCCCGCAGCGCTGAAGCTGCGCGGGTCTGGACGGCGCCCATCCAATTGTTGGCAGTTAAGCAGCAGCAGATCGATGGGATCGCCGCAGCGGCCCCCGTCGCCGAAAACCAGCCTCTGCTGGTGTCCGTTTTGGCCGGCGTCAGCCTGGACCGCTTGCAGCGCCTGTTCCCCGGCCATCGTGTAGTGCGTGCGGTCCCGAACACCCCGGCGCTGGTGGGAGAAGGACTCACGGCTCTGGCCTGGGGAGAGGCGATCAGCTCTGAGCAGCGCCTCAAGGTTCGTGAGATGTTTGCCGGCGTCAGCGAGGTGCTGGAGCTGCCTGAAGACAAGCTCGATGCCTTTCTTGCCCTCACCTCCTCCGGCCCGGCGTTTGTGGCTCTGATGGCTGAAGCGATGGCAGATGGTGCGGTTGCGGCTGGCCTGCCGCGGGATCTGTCCCATCGTCTGGCCCATCGCACCCTGGCTGGAACCGCCGCGTTGCTGGATCAGCGTCAGTTGCACCCCGCCACCTTGAAAGACATGGTGACGTCCCCCGGTGGCACCACCATCGCAGGTGTGCGCGCCCTGGAACGGGCGGGAGCCCGCTCCGCCTTGATGGAGGCCGTCATCGCCGCCGCCGAGCGCAGCCGCGAGCTCGCCTGA
- a CDS encoding AMP-binding protein has translation MTASWMPTAREQQALQRHGHIQELERVDAVWPWLAERHGTITAVDAPHAAHAERFSFAELAQRIATAAAAFQRQGVQEGDVVALFAENSPRWLVADQGLMRCGAADAVRGASAPVEELRYILDDCNATALVVQNADLWRRLDLTASQRQGLRLVLQLEGEPEQGVLGWEAFLASGAGQQSVTPTSARTAIATVLYTSGTTGQPKGVPLTHANLLHQMQSLACVAHPQPGAPVLSVLPIWHAYERSASYYFLSCACTQTYTNIKQLKKDLPRVRPIAMATVPRLWESVQAGFEDVVKTFPPSRQRLLRAALANSAAHRKAVRTARNLLLQPVALPGRMTAAAVAALRWPLHALASALIWPKLRLQLSGGRLAYPISGGGAIAPHIDAFFEAVGIELLVGYGLTETSPVVSCRRPWRNIRGSSGLPMPDTEFRIVDQESGASLGFRERGRVLVRGPQVMGGYLGKPEASAKVLSADGWFDTGDLGMLLPDGSVALTGRAKDTIVLSSGENIEPGPLEEALVASPLIEQVMLVGQDERQLGALLVPRVEPIRAWASEQGLSVGEDLGGRPGDSVLLNLLMRECNLVLRLRPGARGDERLCGVGLVEPFSIENGLLTQTLKQRRDRISRRDAAVIERIYGR, from the coding sequence ATGACCGCCAGCTGGATGCCCACGGCCCGTGAACAGCAGGCCCTGCAGCGCCATGGCCACATTCAGGAGCTGGAGCGGGTTGATGCGGTCTGGCCTTGGCTGGCGGAACGACATGGCACCATCACCGCCGTCGATGCCCCCCATGCGGCCCATGCGGAGCGTTTCAGCTTCGCCGAACTGGCCCAGCGGATTGCCACGGCGGCGGCTGCCTTTCAGCGCCAGGGAGTGCAGGAAGGAGATGTGGTGGCCCTGTTTGCAGAAAACAGCCCCCGCTGGCTGGTGGCGGATCAGGGCCTGATGCGTTGCGGGGCCGCCGATGCGGTGCGTGGCGCCTCGGCTCCGGTTGAGGAACTTCGCTACATCCTTGACGACTGCAACGCCACTGCCCTGGTGGTGCAGAACGCCGATCTCTGGCGTCGCCTGGACCTGACGGCGTCCCAGCGCCAAGGTCTGCGATTGGTGCTGCAGTTGGAGGGGGAACCGGAGCAGGGCGTGCTCGGTTGGGAGGCATTTCTCGCCTCCGGGGCCGGGCAGCAGTCCGTGACACCAACCAGCGCTCGCACGGCCATCGCCACTGTTCTGTACACCTCTGGCACCACAGGCCAGCCCAAGGGCGTTCCCCTCACGCACGCCAACCTGCTGCATCAAATGCAGTCCCTGGCCTGTGTGGCTCATCCCCAGCCGGGTGCACCGGTGTTGAGCGTGCTGCCGATCTGGCATGCCTACGAGCGCAGTGCCAGCTACTACTTCCTCTCCTGCGCCTGCACGCAGACTTACACGAATATCAAACAGCTGAAGAAGGACCTGCCTCGGGTGCGACCGATTGCCATGGCCACCGTGCCGCGGTTGTGGGAGTCGGTGCAGGCGGGGTTCGAGGATGTGGTGAAAACCTTCCCGCCGTCCCGTCAGCGGCTGCTGCGGGCTGCCCTGGCCAACAGCGCGGCTCATCGCAAAGCTGTGCGAACGGCTCGAAATCTGCTGCTCCAACCGGTGGCTCTGCCCGGCCGCATGACAGCTGCAGCTGTTGCCGCCCTGCGCTGGCCCCTGCATGCCCTGGCGTCAGCCTTGATCTGGCCAAAACTGCGGCTGCAGCTCAGTGGTGGCCGGCTGGCCTATCCGATCAGCGGCGGTGGTGCCATTGCACCCCACATCGATGCGTTCTTCGAGGCGGTGGGCATCGAGCTGCTGGTGGGGTACGGCCTTACCGAGACCAGTCCGGTGGTGAGCTGCCGCAGGCCATGGCGCAACATCCGCGGCAGTTCCGGTCTGCCAATGCCGGACACGGAGTTCCGCATCGTCGATCAAGAATCCGGGGCCTCACTTGGTTTCCGGGAACGGGGCAGGGTGCTGGTGCGCGGCCCTCAGGTGATGGGGGGCTATCTGGGCAAACCGGAGGCGAGTGCCAAGGTGCTCAGCGCCGACGGCTGGTTCGACACCGGTGATCTGGGCATGCTTCTGCCCGATGGTTCGGTGGCGCTCACCGGTCGGGCCAAGGACACCATTGTGTTGAGCAGTGGCGAGAACATCGAACCGGGTCCCCTGGAGGAAGCCCTTGTGGCCAGTCCGCTGATCGAGCAGGTGATGCTGGTGGGTCAGGACGAACGTCAGCTCGGGGCGCTGCTCGTTCCGCGAGTGGAGCCGATCCGGGCCTGGGCCAGCGAGCAGGGCCTGTCCGTGGGGGAGGACCTCGGCGGGCGACCTGGTGATTCAGTACTGCTGAACCTGCTGATGCGGGAGTGCAACCTCGTGCTGCGGCTGCGGCCTGGAGCCCGTGGTGATGAGCGCCTGTGCGGTGTTGGCCTGGTGGAGCCGTTCAGCATCGAGAACGGTCTCCTGACCCAGACCCTGAAACAACGGCGTGATCGCATCAGCCGGCGTGATGCTGCTGTGATCGAGCGGATCTATGGCCGTTGA
- a CDS encoding dihydrolipoamide acetyltransferase family protein yields MATHDIFMPALSSTMTEGKIVEWLKQPGDKVGRGESVLVVESDKADMDVESFQDGYLAAVLMPAGSTAPVGETIGLIVETEAEIADAQAKATSAAPAASAPAPTPAPAAVQAPAPTPAPTQAPAAPAPVAASAAPVANGRVVASPRAKKLASQMGVDLSTVRGSGPHGRIQAEDVEQAGGQPISVPRVAEGTAAAVAASAAPSAAAPSAPAGNSFGRPGDTVAFNTLQGAVNRNMEASLAVPCFRVGYTITTDKLDAFSKLVKPKGVTMTALLAKAVAVTLARHPQVNAATTAAGMTYPAEVNVAIAVAMEDGGLITPVLRNADRTDLYEMSRQWKDLVKRSRSKQLQPEEYSTGTFTLSNLGMFGVDRFDAILPPGTGAILAVAASRPTVVAGKDGSIAVKRQMQVNLTADHRVIYGADGAAFLKDLAELIEHRPESLAL; encoded by the coding sequence TTGGCGACCCACGACATCTTCATGCCTGCCCTCAGCTCCACCATGACTGAGGGCAAGATCGTGGAATGGCTGAAGCAACCGGGCGACAAGGTCGGTCGGGGTGAGTCTGTGCTTGTCGTCGAGTCCGACAAGGCCGACATGGACGTTGAGTCCTTCCAGGATGGCTATCTCGCTGCAGTGCTGATGCCGGCCGGCAGTACAGCGCCCGTTGGTGAAACCATCGGCCTGATCGTGGAGACCGAGGCGGAGATCGCTGACGCCCAGGCCAAGGCCACCAGTGCTGCGCCCGCCGCCTCAGCCCCTGCCCCCACACCGGCCCCCGCAGCTGTGCAGGCTCCGGCCCCGACACCAGCTCCGACTCAGGCCCCAGCAGCTCCGGCACCGGTGGCTGCCTCAGCAGCGCCGGTGGCGAACGGACGGGTGGTGGCCAGTCCTCGGGCCAAGAAGTTGGCCTCCCAGATGGGCGTGGACCTCAGCACCGTGCGCGGCAGCGGCCCCCACGGCCGCATTCAGGCTGAGGACGTGGAACAAGCTGGTGGTCAGCCCATCTCTGTGCCCCGGGTTGCTGAGGGCACTGCAGCTGCTGTTGCCGCCAGCGCAGCCCCGTCGGCGGCGGCCCCCAGTGCGCCGGCGGGCAACAGCTTCGGGCGTCCCGGCGACACCGTCGCCTTCAACACCCTCCAGGGTGCGGTGAACCGGAACATGGAGGCCAGCCTCGCTGTGCCGTGTTTCCGTGTCGGATACACCATCACCACCGACAAGCTGGATGCGTTCTCCAAGCTGGTGAAACCCAAGGGCGTCACGATGACGGCGCTGCTGGCCAAGGCCGTTGCCGTCACCCTGGCTCGCCATCCCCAGGTGAATGCCGCCACCACCGCGGCAGGCATGACCTATCCCGCTGAAGTGAACGTGGCCATTGCTGTGGCGATGGAAGACGGCGGCTTGATCACCCCGGTGCTGCGCAATGCCGACCGCACGGATCTCTACGAGATGTCGCGCCAGTGGAAAGATCTGGTGAAGCGGTCCCGCAGCAAGCAGCTTCAGCCTGAGGAATACAGCACCGGAACCTTCACCCTCTCGAACCTGGGAATGTTCGGTGTGGACCGCTTCGATGCGATTCTTCCCCCCGGTACCGGAGCGATCCTGGCGGTGGCAGCCTCCCGCCCCACGGTTGTGGCGGGCAAGGATGGTTCCATCGCCGTGAAACGGCAGATGCAGGTGAACCTCACCGCTGATCACCGGGTGATTTACGGCGCTGATGGTGCGGCATTCCTCAAGGATCTGGCGGAGTTGATCGAACATCGCCCCGAGAGCCTGGCGCTCTGA
- a CDS encoding cell division protein SepF codes for MSLISRLRAVVAGDDYLDGDLDDLVYDDDQPEQDQRASQADGGALATIGDGNPFDLGDNFSGSNVIGMPGISTAAAEVNLMEPRSFDEMPRAIQALRERKTVILNLTMMEPDQAQRAVDFVAGGTFAIDGHQERVGESIFLFAPSCVTVTNTSHDEASTPTVVSRDAEAEQQQEAAAAPSPAWGATAL; via the coding sequence GTGTCGCTGATTTCCCGCCTGCGTGCCGTCGTCGCTGGTGACGACTATCTCGATGGCGATCTTGATGATCTGGTTTATGACGATGATCAACCCGAACAGGATCAGCGGGCCAGCCAGGCCGACGGCGGGGCTTTAGCCACCATCGGCGATGGCAATCCCTTCGACCTGGGGGACAACTTCTCAGGGTCCAATGTGATTGGCATGCCAGGCATCAGCACTGCCGCTGCTGAAGTGAATCTGATGGAGCCCCGCAGCTTCGATGAAATGCCCCGGGCGATTCAGGCCCTGCGTGAGCGCAAGACCGTCATCCTTAACCTGACGATGATGGAACCGGATCAGGCCCAGCGGGCGGTGGATTTCGTGGCCGGTGGCACCTTCGCCATCGACGGTCACCAGGAGCGGGTGGGTGAAAGCATCTTCTTGTTCGCCCCCAGCTGCGTCACCGTGACCAACACCAGTCACGACGAAGCCTCCACCCCCACGGTGGTGAGCCGTGATGCGGAAGCTGAGCAGCAGCAGGAAGCAGCTGCGGCTCCGTCTCCCGCCTGGGGCGCTACTGCCCTTTGA
- a CDS encoding MFS transporter — MSGSAASTPDTSRRGLQAVIRLDGFRRLWLGQIFSQLADKFYIVLMVFLIAQYWVSSDPASSGPLADVASAIRMDIETRAERITLLATGIYVANTVPAILLGMLAGVWADRWPKRRVMVASNAMRALLVLFAPFCLVPGPLFLGLSWGYWALLVMTFFESVLTQFFAPAEQAAIPLLVPRELLLAANSLYQATSMAATIVGFALGEPILRLLNGAFLQLGLAGGEFLLLPFCYGLAAVSLSTIQMHEAPRETGDVGILEEVREGLQVLVKRPTVRRAMRNLVLLYSLLAAMYVLAISLAGSIYSLGPTGFGSLLAMSGLGMAIGAVVTAQVGHRISRHHLGATGLATITFALVMLGQLQGRLLITLLLCTILGVGAALVAIPAQTTLQEDTPERERGRVFGLQNNLINIALSLPLVLAGTLVSSVGLEPVLLLLAAMALLAAVLERPWKRC, encoded by the coding sequence TTGAGCGGATCCGCAGCCAGCACTCCAGACACCAGCCGGCGAGGTCTGCAGGCGGTGATCCGTCTGGATGGGTTCCGGCGGCTGTGGCTGGGGCAGATCTTCTCCCAGCTGGCGGACAAGTTCTATATCGTGTTGATGGTGTTCTTGATCGCCCAGTACTGGGTGAGCAGCGACCCCGCCAGCAGCGGTCCCCTGGCGGACGTGGCGTCAGCCATCCGCATGGACATCGAGACGCGGGCGGAACGCATCACGCTTCTGGCCACAGGCATCTACGTGGCCAACACGGTCCCCGCCATCCTGCTGGGGATGCTGGCCGGCGTCTGGGCCGATCGCTGGCCGAAGCGTCGGGTGATGGTGGCCTCCAATGCCATGCGCGCCCTGCTGGTGCTGTTCGCACCGTTCTGCTTAGTGCCGGGCCCGTTGTTTCTCGGTTTGAGCTGGGGGTACTGGGCTCTGCTGGTGATGACCTTTTTCGAATCGGTGCTGACCCAGTTCTTCGCGCCGGCTGAGCAGGCTGCGATTCCACTCCTGGTGCCTCGGGAGCTCCTGCTCGCGGCCAATTCCCTCTATCAAGCCACCAGCATGGCCGCCACGATCGTGGGGTTCGCTCTGGGGGAGCCGATTCTGCGGTTGCTCAACGGCGCCTTCCTCCAACTTGGCCTCGCCGGCGGTGAGTTCCTGCTGCTGCCGTTCTGCTATGGCCTAGCCGCGGTGAGTCTCAGCACGATCCAGATGCATGAAGCCCCAAGGGAAACGGGGGATGTCGGCATCCTTGAAGAAGTCCGCGAGGGACTGCAGGTGTTGGTGAAGCGACCCACGGTGCGCCGGGCGATGCGCAATCTGGTGTTGCTCTACAGCCTGCTGGCCGCCATGTACGTGCTGGCCATCAGCCTGGCCGGCTCGATCTACAGTCTTGGCCCCACCGGATTCGGCAGCCTGCTGGCCATGAGCGGCCTGGGCATGGCCATCGGAGCCGTGGTGACCGCCCAGGTCGGTCACCGGATCAGCCGTCATCACCTCGGTGCCACCGGCCTGGCCACCATCACCTTCGCCCTGGTGATGCTGGGGCAGTTGCAGGGTCGACTGCTGATCACCCTCTTGCTCTGCACCATCCTTGGCGTCGGGGCGGCACTGGTAGCGATCCCGGCCCAGACCACCCTGCAGGAGGACACACCGGAGCGGGAGCGGGGCAGGGTGTTCGGACTGCAGAACAACCTGATCAACATCGCCCTAAGCCTGCCGCTCGTGCTGGCCGGCACCCTTGTGAGCAGCGTCGGGCTGGAACCGGTCCTGCTGCTGTTGGCGGCGATGGCCCTTCTGGCGGCGGTGCTCGAACGCCCCTGGAAGCGCTGCTAA
- the hpf gene encoding ribosome hibernation-promoting factor, HPF/YfiA family, whose translation MKLLIHGRNLEITPALRDYTQTKLERATHHFGNAVREADVHLSVARNPRVPQQTAEVTVFANGTVIRAQERSENLYASIDLAASKLARQLRRWKERHSDHHHSHGHSASTTPATEAVTDDSQVDGSLLQGREAELPDPGVRRKYFAMPPMSLEEARRQLDLIDHDFYLFRDKDSDQLQVIYRRNHGGYGVIQARG comes from the coding sequence ATGAAGTTGCTGATCCATGGTCGCAACCTTGAGATCACGCCGGCCCTGAGGGACTACACCCAGACCAAACTCGAGCGGGCCACTCACCATTTCGGCAATGCCGTCCGCGAGGCGGACGTGCACCTTTCCGTCGCCCGCAACCCCAGGGTTCCGCAACAGACCGCTGAGGTCACGGTGTTCGCCAATGGCACCGTGATCCGGGCCCAGGAACGCAGCGAGAACCTGTACGCCAGCATCGACCTGGCGGCCAGCAAGTTGGCGCGTCAGCTGCGGCGCTGGAAGGAGCGACACAGCGATCACCACCACAGCCACGGTCACAGCGCCAGCACCACCCCCGCCACGGAAGCCGTCACCGATGACAGCCAGGTGGATGGCTCCCTGCTGCAGGGCCGTGAGGCCGAGCTTCCCGACCCCGGTGTTCGCCGCAAGTATTTCGCCATGCCGCCGATGAGCCTCGAGGAGGCCCGGCGACAACTGGATCTGATCGATCACGACTTCTACCTGTTTCGCGACAAGGACAGCGATCAACTCCAGGTGATCTACCGCCGGAACCATGGCGGCTACGGCGTGATCCAGGCTCGAGGCTGA